The sequence TTCATCGATAACCGGCTTGCTGATCACTACCTCAATGAAGCGACCTTTTAAGTTGTATTCATACTGGTAGTCATTATTGATGGTCGCGAGAAGCCGAGTGCTCGGTGTCTCTTTGTAGACTTCAATCCCTTCAACTAAGGTAGCGAAATCTTTCACATCCAGAAGGTAGAGTTTATCGTCATCAACCTGAGTATTAAGTAACTCTATACTCAAGCCTTCCTGAGCACGCTGAACATCGACCACCGCGGTACTGGTGGCCAGTTCAATAATGATGACGGCGTCTTTATCCTTATTAACCCTAAAATCAATATTCTCTAATTTATTAGGCAAGCTCTCTGCGTGGCTGAGCACGCTAAAAACCAACATCACAGACACAGCAAAACCCTGTAGAGCCTTGCTCACTAATCCACTTATTCCTTTATTCATATTTACATCTCATATCCACATCATGTGACATTGGTTTACTTCAGAGCCAGCCTAACGTTGCGCTTATGCCAACAACCTAAGCCATCTGGAAGAGTTTCATTAATCTGAACGTACTGGCTCGTCACCTTAGTAACTCGGCCATTGTTTAGGCCGATAAACTGGCCTTTCTTGACGTTTACCACGTTGCCTTTCGGTGTTTGCACTAACCCAAACACACTTGACCCACTGCCCATCACGCCTCTTAAACGAAGCTTACTCAGCGGGTACTTCTCTAACTTTCCGTTACGAGAGCGAGCGCTAGGTTGCCAACAGTCTTTCTTAACCAAAGGCTGGTTTTGCACAATGGCTTCTTTAGGGAGTTCAAAGGGAGGGCGAAAGGCTCGGCGCTGATAAGTTGCGGCCAAGAACTCAGTCGCTGGGACAAGTTGCTCGACGTCCTTTCTCGCCTTGGCTTCAACCTGCACAACAAAGTCTTCAAGTGAGTCTTGATTGGCTTTACAGCCTGACAACGCAAGCAGCAACACGATTGAGTAAAGCGCGCTATTGGGTTTCATCATTGACCTCCGATTTAAACTGGTAGGTATAAGCTCGAACCCTAAAGTGCAGCGTACTGCTTTCTTGGCTAACTCGCTGCCAGTTCACATCATCAAAGCTAATGATGCGCGGCAGCTTGGCGATGGCCGCAGAGAAGTCGCCAATCTCATGGTAGTCACCCGTCAGTTCGATATTGAGCGGTAAACGATAGAGGAACTCCTTGTTCTGCTTTTGTCCCCAATCGATTCGAGTGAAAGTCAGCGAATTATCCAAGCCGAGTTCATTCACGGACGCCAACATACTGGCCAGTTCTTTTTGAACGGGCAGCTGCTCCAACAGATAATCGTAGCGACTGGTTAGTTCATCCAACTGGCTCTGCAATTTAGGTAAGGCCGCAACCTTGTTGGCCTTTATTCGCAAGGTCGTCTTTAAGGTTTGTTCTTGTTGCTTCATTTGTTGCAGTTCATCGTCGAGTGGCAACACATAAAGCCAAGTGCCGACACCTTGAATTAACACCATCAATACCAGAATGACTAAGAGCTGGGGCAGCAACGGCCACTCAGTGATCTCATCAACATCAAGATCCTGAAAACTCATCCAATTTTGAAGGTTAGCCATGATTCGCCTCCTTCCCTTTACGGTTCGCCGTGGTGCTTTCTAAAGAAACGGGACTGAACACAAAAGAGACCTTGAAGGTCTGGAACTCTTTATTGAAGCGCTTGCGGTTATGAACGATAGAGTGCATCTCAACCCCTTCCAGAGAATCAGATCGTTCTAGGTTGTCCAACATAGTGGCGAGACGAGCCGTACTGTCGCTGATGCCCGACATTTCAATCTCCTGACCATTCATCTTTATCTTGTCGACATACACGCCTTCAGGAATCAGCTCCGGCATCAGGTTCATGAAGTCGGTGGTCTTATTGCGGCCAAGCTGCAGAGACTCCACCACATCCAGTCGAGTGAGAATGGCTTTGTGCTCTTGCTCGGCGACTTTTAATGACTGAATCTGTCGGTCGAGCTCAGCGATGTATTGATTGAGATAGTTGAGGCGCGCTTGCTGCTTGGCTTGTTGGTCGTGAAAATAGTTACCGACCGCCCATTGCCCACCAAGCGCAATGATGACGCCAAGAATAACCAAATGAACGAAACGCTTCTTATGTTGAGCACGAATCTCATCGCGCCAAGGCAGCAGGTTAATTTGATGCAACATGCTTTTCTCCCTGCCACTTGAGCCCACTCATCGCCATACCCGCGGCAATGCCAAAGTGTTGCCAGTCCATGGGCAGTCGACGTCGCTTCGCTACTTTGTTCTCAAACAGAGATAAAGGATTAAGCGACTCACAGCTCAGCTGAAAATGGCGCTCAAGCTCTTCAGTGACCATCGGGATGCTCGCGCCCTCGCCCATTAGCCAGATCCCTGAAATAGGCTGAAGTGCATTGACTGAAGAATAGAGCTGCAACTGACGCTTGAGCTTTTCGATCAAATTGACAATAAATCGGTGGGTATCTTCAGCCGTGCCGAATACGCCTTCTATATCACTCGGGTTATCCGAGCTGCGAAGATCTTGCGTACCAAAGGCGATGTCTTTATAGAAAGGTGCTGAACTCAGCGGGATAACCCCTAGCGAGGTTTGGTCGATTCCAACATCCACCAGCAACCAGTTCTTCTTATCGGGATACAAGCGTGATGCCAATTGCCAGATATTGAGTAGCCCATGCGCCTGCGTATCCACGACCACAGGTTTAAAACCTGCTTTAGTGAGCGTATCTGCTCGGCTATCAACCACTTCCTTGCGAGTGGCATACACCTGATAACTGCTTGTCGATCCTTTGCCAAATCGTTTGTCTTCCAGCTTTACAAAATCTAAACTCAACTCCTCGATAGGAAAGGGAGACTGGTGAGCGAAGGTTTGATAGATCGAAAACTCTTTTTCTCTGTCTTCTAACTCACTCTCTATTTGCAGTACTTTGCTGATCACTGTGTTATCAGGTACCGAAATGGCGACGTTGCGACAGCCAAAAGGCAGTCCTTTCCTAAGTTCTTTGAGTTTCTTAACAGTTTTCTGATACTCCAAAGTATGGTTAGCTGTAAAAATGTCGTCCGAAATCGGCAGCTCTTTGTATCCCACTAGGGCATACAACTCCCCCACGGGTTTTAGTACCACGGCTTTGATGCTGTGATGATTTATATCTATACCTGTAATTAATGATGAACCCATGTGACCTAGCTCCTGAAGTGCCAAGCATTTCGTTGATTATCTAGGGGTTGTGATTATTAGTTAAATAAGCGTTAATAAACGAAAGCTAAGTTTTTAGCCTAGAGTACAAGGGTTTGCTGCTTATCAGCCTTAACTAATCAGGGATTATCCGGTGAAGTTCATAAAGCGATTATTCATATTTACATTGATTTGCATGATTCTTGGAGTCAGTACAATTTTCGGGTTTTATTATTACGTAAAACCAGAGTTGCCTGATGTTGCCACTTTGCGCGACGTAGAACTCCAAACGCCGATGCAAGTCTTCAGTCAAGACGGTAAGTTGATCTCTCAATTTGGTGAAAAGCGTCGTAATCCAGTCACTTATGACGAGATTCCTCGCCACTTAGTTGAGGCTTTGATTGCTACCGAAGATAGCCGTTTCTACGAACACCCAGGTATTGACCCAATCGGTATTACTCGTGCTGCGATCGTTGTTGCTATGTCGGGTTCTGCAAAACAAGGGGCGAGTACCATTACTCAGCAGCTTGCGCGTAACTTCTTCTTATCTAATGAGAAAAAGATCATGCGTAAGATTAAAGAGATCTTCATTGCGATCCACATTGAGCAACTGCTTAGCAAAGAAGAGATCATGGAGCTGTACGTAAACAAGATCTTCCTTGGTCACCGCTCATATGGTTTCGGCGCAGCAGCGCGTGTTTACTTCGGTAAAGATCTTCCAGATCTAACCCTGAGTGAGTTAGCTACACTTGCTGGTATGCCAAAAGCACCATCGACAATGAATCCTATCTACTCTGTTGAACGTGCGACCAACCGTCGTAACGTTGTATTACGTCGCATGTTGGACGAGAAATACATCACTCAAGCAGAGTTTGATGAAGCTCGCAGTGAAGAGCTTATCTCGAAGTACCACGGTGCAGAGATTGAACTCAGCGCGCCTTATGTTGCAGAAGTTGCACGTGCTTGGATGGTGGAACGCTATGGCGAAGCCGCTTACACATCAGGCATGAAGGTCTACACGACCGTTGATTCGAAGCTACAGAAAGCAGCGAACCAAGCCGCGATTAAGAACCTGCTTGGCTACGATGAGCGTCACGGCTACCGTGGTGCTGAAAAAGTCTTATGGCAAACCGAGCAATCTGCTTGGGAGCATGAAAAGATCGTTAAACACCTTAAGTCTCAGCCAACCTATGGTGACCTAGTCCCTGCGGTTGTGACTTCAGTTGATTCAAAAAGCGCTCAGGTTTGGGTGAAGAATCAAGGCGAGGGCACTATCGAATGGCAAGGCATGAACTGGGCTCGTAAGTTCCTAACAGACAATCGCCAAGGCCCAGCTCCATCTCAAGCAAAAGAGATTCTTGCTGTTGGTGAGCAAGTTTGGGTTCGCCATGAAGCCGTAACAGGCGACGAAGTCTCTGAAGAGCCGACAGAAGAGTCAGCGACAGCAGAATCGGAAACACCTGTTGTTTGGCGTCTAAGCCAAGTGCCAAATGCAAATACGGCATTTGTGGCAATGAACCCGAACAACGGCGCAGTATTGTCGATGGTCGGTGGCTTTAACTTCGTACACAACAAGTTCAACCGTGCGACGCAATCTATTCGTCAGGTTGGTTCTGGTATCAAACCATTTATCTACTCAGCAGCGATTGAGAAAGGCTTAACACTGGCTTCATTGATCAACGATGCACCGATTAACCAATGGGATAAGAGTCAAGGTACGGCATGGCGACCAAAGAACTCACCACCAACCTACGTGGGCCCTACTCGTTTACGTATTGGCTTAGCTCAATCGAAAAACGTAATGGCGGTACGTGTACTGCGTGAAGTGGGCTTGGATGATACTCGTAACTACCTAACTCGTTTCGGCTTTGATATTGATGAAGTGCCTCGTTCTGAGACTATTGCTCTGGGGGCAGGCAGCTTAACACCAATGAAAGTAGCGCAAGGTTACTCAGTATTCGCGAATGGCGGTTACTACGTTGAACCTTTCTACATCAGCCGCGTTGAGACTCCATTTGGCGAGACTGAGTTTGAAGCAACACCAAAAGTCGTGTGTAAAGAAGATTGCAAACAGACTATTACTGCCGATCCAATGGCGGATGAGTTTGCCGAACAAGACGTTGACGCTGAAGTGCAATACGCACCTCAAGTTATCTCTGAGCAAAACGCTTTCCTTGTTCGTGAAATGATGTACAGCAACATCTGGGGTGGCGGTGACTGGAGCCAAGGTACGGGTTGGAATGGTACAGGCTGGCGTGCTCAACCATTGAAGCGTCGTGACATTGGTGGCAAAACCGGTACGACCAACGACTCGAAAGATACTTGGTACAGCGGTTACGGCCCTGGCATGGTTGCAACGGTATGGGTTGGCTTTGATAACCACAACCGCAACCTAGGTCGCACTAAAGCGAACTCGAACCTTGGTAAGAACCAGATTACTGGTGCAGAAGCTGGTGCAAAAACAGCAGAACCTGCATGGGTTGATTTCATGGGTACAGCACTCGCAGGCGTTCCGGCTCAACGTAAAGAGATTCCGGAAAACATCGTCCGCGTTCGTATAGACCGTGATACTGGCTTACTGACTAACAAGTTCGATAGCTCATCAATGTTCGAGTACTTCGAGAAAGGCACCGAGCCTACCGAGTACATTACCGAACGTTTCAATGATGACATCTACTCAACATCATCAGGTGAAGCAGTAGAAGAGCTCTTCTAACTAGAGTTAGTTGAAACCAGTAACATGAACCAACAAAAAGGGTTGATATGAATTCATATCAACCCTTTTTTATTTCGACAACATGAGCTGTCTAGATCCTGAGTTCGAACATTAAAGCGATTTTTCTAATTGCGTTCGGATAGTTTCAGCCAGTTGCTCGAAACGTCCCTTCAATGGAGAACCCGGACGGTAAGCAACAACAATGCGACGTGAAGGTGTTGGATTTACCGCTGGCACGTAACACACACCGTCTTTCTGCTTCTCTTTCGGTACTGATAACTGTGGAAGCAAAGTAATACCCGCCCCAGCAGCCACCATGTTGCGTAGCGTTTCTAAACTGGTCGCTTTAAAGCGCTCGTCATCTTTTGCCCCTGCAGCAAAACAGAAGCCTAAGGCTTGGTCTCTTAAACAGTGGCCATCACCTAGTGCCAGTACTGTTTGCCCATTTAGCTGAAGCATATCGACACTGTCTTGTTGAGCCCACTCATGATCACACGGCACGGCAACACTTAATGGCTCGTCATACACATCAATCTCTTTAAACACCGCGGTTTCATCGACCGCAGCCAGTACCAAGCAATCAAGCTTGCCATCTTCTAACTGGCTCACCAGTTGATGAGTCTGTGCTTCATGCAGGTAGAGCTCTAGCTCAGGAAAGCTCTCTTTCAGATGAGGAACAATCTTAGGCAAGATGTAAGGGCCAACCGTCGGAATAAAACCAATGTGCATTGGCCCCGTCATTGCTTCGCCGTGTCCACTCGCCATATCTTTAAAGGTCTTCACCTCGTTGAGAATGCGCTTGGCTTGCTCAACAAGTTGTAACCCTGATTCTGTAAATATCACCTTCCTTGGGCTACGCTCGGTTAACTGAAGTCCAATTTCATCTTCGAGTTTGCGTATTTGACCGCTCAGTGTGGGCTGACTTACAAAGCACGCTTCTGCCGCTTTTCGGAAGTGTTTGTGCTCTGCGAGCGCCACCAAGTATTCAAAGTCACGAATGTTCATGATCAGTCTCTTACCTCAGGTTTTAATAAGAACAAGGGTTTTCATAGCAACATTTAAAAGAAAAATGCTCTTGATAGAATTTACCTATCAAAACCATAACATCAAACGATTAGAGCTATCAAAGAATTTATCTAATAATGGGCTCAACAAAACGAAACAGAGCAACGAAAAACGTTAAGCTCTAATAGAACAAAATTAAAAATACTATTTAAGGAAATCAATATGTTTGCATCTAAAGAAGGTCAATCAATCCCTCAAGTAACATTCCCAACTCGCCAAGGCGATGCATGGGTTAACGTAACGACAGAAGAGCTTTTCAAAGACAAGACAGTTATCGTATTCAGCCTACCAGGCGCGTTTACTCCAACATGTTCTTCAAGCCACCTACCTCGTTACAACGAACTACATTCAGTGTTCAAAGAAAACGGCGTTGATGACATCCTTTGTGTTTCTGTAAACGACACGTTCGTAATGAACGCATGGAAAGCAGACCAAGAAGCGGAAAACATCACATTCATCCCAGATGGTAACGGTGATTTTACAGACGGCATGGGTATGCTAGTTGAGAAAAACGACATCGGCTTCGGCAAACGTTCATGGCGCTACAGCATGCTGGTTAAAAACGGCGTGGTAGAAAAAATGTTCATCGAAGAAGGCGTACCAGGCGACCCGTTCAAGGTTTCTGATGCAGATACTATGCTTAACTACCTTGCTCCTGAGCACAAAGAGCAAGAGTCAATCACAGTATTCACTAAGCCAGGCTGTCCTTTCTGTATGAAAGCGAAACAGAACCTAATCGACAAAGGTCTAAACTACGAAGAAGTGGTTCTAGGTAAAGACGCTACAACAGTAAGCCTACGTGCAATCTCTGGTCGTACAACGGTTCCTCAAGTATTCATCGGTGGTAAACACATCGGTGGTAGCGAAGAACTAGAAGCTTTCCTAGGCTAATAACTGCCAAAAGGCTAACCCACTCACTTGTGGGTTGGCTAACCCTATCGGGTTGAATCAAGCTTGTGGCTCGCATTAACCACAGTCACAAGCTAAACCTAATAAAACAGAATCACAAAACAAACCCGTTATCCTGACTCTCAAAAAAGTCACCAGAGTTGGAGGGGTTCGTTCAAACTAAATTCAGCCATTGCGAGAAAATTATTATGAAACAAGTCAATGTAGATGTAGCAGTTATCGGGGGCGGTACGGCAGGTCTAGGTTCTTACCGCGCTGCAAAAGCACACACTGACAGTGTCGTGATGATTGAAGGCGGCCCTTACGGTACTACCTGTGCTCGTGTTGGTTGTATGCCATCTAAACTGCTTATTGCTGCTGCGGAAAGCGTACACCAAATCGAGAAAGCTCCGGCTTTTGGCGTTCACCCACAAGGCGATATCGTGATTAACGGCCGTGAAGTGATGGATCGAGTGAAGTTTGAACGTGACCGTTTTGTTGGTTTTGTTTTAGAAGGCGTTGATGAAATCCCAGAGCAAGACAAGATCTCTGGTTACGCAAAATT is a genomic window of Vibrio sp. ED004 containing:
- a CDS encoding PilN domain-containing protein, translating into MLHQINLLPWRDEIRAQHKKRFVHLVILGVIIALGGQWAVGNYFHDQQAKQQARLNYLNQYIAELDRQIQSLKVAEQEHKAILTRLDVVESLQLGRNKTTDFMNLMPELIPEGVYVDKIKMNGQEIEMSGISDSTARLATMLDNLERSDSLEGVEMHSIVHNRKRFNKEFQTFKVSFVFSPVSLESTTANRKGKEANHG
- the pilM gene encoding type IV pilus assembly protein PilM encodes the protein MGSSLITGIDINHHSIKAVVLKPVGELYALVGYKELPISDDIFTANHTLEYQKTVKKLKELRKGLPFGCRNVAISVPDNTVISKVLQIESELEDREKEFSIYQTFAHQSPFPIEELSLDFVKLEDKRFGKGSTSSYQVYATRKEVVDSRADTLTKAGFKPVVVDTQAHGLLNIWQLASRLYPDKKNWLLVDVGIDQTSLGVIPLSSAPFYKDIAFGTQDLRSSDNPSDIEGVFGTAEDTHRFIVNLIEKLKRQLQLYSSVNALQPISGIWLMGEGASIPMVTEELERHFQLSCESLNPLSLFENKVAKRRRLPMDWQHFGIAAGMAMSGLKWQGEKHVASN
- a CDS encoding pilus assembly protein PilP, which encodes MKPNSALYSIVLLLALSGCKANQDSLEDFVVQVEAKARKDVEQLVPATEFLAATYQRRAFRPPFELPKEAIVQNQPLVKKDCWQPSARSRNGKLEKYPLSKLRLRGVMGSGSSVFGLVQTPKGNVVNVKKGQFIGLNNGRVTKVTSQYVQINETLPDGLGCWHKRNVRLALK
- the pilO gene encoding type 4a pilus biogenesis protein PilO, which translates into the protein MANLQNWMSFQDLDVDEITEWPLLPQLLVILVLMVLIQGVGTWLYVLPLDDELQQMKQQEQTLKTTLRIKANKVAALPKLQSQLDELTSRYDYLLEQLPVQKELASMLASVNELGLDNSLTFTRIDWGQKQNKEFLYRLPLNIELTGDYHEIGDFSAAIAKLPRIISFDDVNWQRVSQESSTLHFRVRAYTYQFKSEVNDETQ
- a CDS encoding glutathione peroxidase, with translation MFASKEGQSIPQVTFPTRQGDAWVNVTTEELFKDKTVIVFSLPGAFTPTCSSSHLPRYNELHSVFKENGVDDILCVSVNDTFVMNAWKADQEAENITFIPDGNGDFTDGMGMLVEKNDIGFGKRSWRYSMLVKNGVVEKMFIEEGVPGDPFKVSDADTMLNYLAPEHKEQESITVFTKPGCPFCMKAKQNLIDKGLNYEEVVLGKDATTVSLRAISGRTTVPQVFIGGKHIGGSEELEAFLG
- the oxyR gene encoding DNA-binding transcriptional regulator OxyR, giving the protein MNIRDFEYLVALAEHKHFRKAAEACFVSQPTLSGQIRKLEDEIGLQLTERSPRKVIFTESGLQLVEQAKRILNEVKTFKDMASGHGEAMTGPMHIGFIPTVGPYILPKIVPHLKESFPELELYLHEAQTHQLVSQLEDGKLDCLVLAAVDETAVFKEIDVYDEPLSVAVPCDHEWAQQDSVDMLQLNGQTVLALGDGHCLRDQALGFCFAAGAKDDERFKATSLETLRNMVAAGAGITLLPQLSVPKEKQKDGVCYVPAVNPTPSRRIVVAYRPGSPLKGRFEQLAETIRTQLEKSL
- a CDS encoding PBP1A family penicillin-binding protein, whose product is MKFIKRLFIFTLICMILGVSTIFGFYYYVKPELPDVATLRDVELQTPMQVFSQDGKLISQFGEKRRNPVTYDEIPRHLVEALIATEDSRFYEHPGIDPIGITRAAIVVAMSGSAKQGASTITQQLARNFFLSNEKKIMRKIKEIFIAIHIEQLLSKEEIMELYVNKIFLGHRSYGFGAAARVYFGKDLPDLTLSELATLAGMPKAPSTMNPIYSVERATNRRNVVLRRMLDEKYITQAEFDEARSEELISKYHGAEIELSAPYVAEVARAWMVERYGEAAYTSGMKVYTTVDSKLQKAANQAAIKNLLGYDERHGYRGAEKVLWQTEQSAWEHEKIVKHLKSQPTYGDLVPAVVTSVDSKSAQVWVKNQGEGTIEWQGMNWARKFLTDNRQGPAPSQAKEILAVGEQVWVRHEAVTGDEVSEEPTEESATAESETPVVWRLSQVPNANTAFVAMNPNNGAVLSMVGGFNFVHNKFNRATQSIRQVGSGIKPFIYSAAIEKGLTLASLINDAPINQWDKSQGTAWRPKNSPPTYVGPTRLRIGLAQSKNVMAVRVLREVGLDDTRNYLTRFGFDIDEVPRSETIALGAGSLTPMKVAQGYSVFANGGYYVEPFYISRVETPFGETEFEATPKVVCKEDCKQTITADPMADEFAEQDVDAEVQYAPQVISEQNAFLVREMMYSNIWGGGDWSQGTGWNGTGWRAQPLKRRDIGGKTGTTNDSKDTWYSGYGPGMVATVWVGFDNHNRNLGRTKANSNLGKNQITGAEAGAKTAEPAWVDFMGTALAGVPAQRKEIPENIVRVRIDRDTGLLTNKFDSSSMFEYFEKGTEPTEYITERFNDDIYSTSSGEAVEELF